In Eremothecium gossypii ATCC 10895 chromosome V, complete sequence, the genomic stretch AGTGTATATAAACCGTGATAGGGTCCTTTCTCTTGTGCGCGGCAGAGAATAGATTATGTAATTTGTAACCGTTATTTTGTGACTGTTCGCCCGTACATCTATATATATATTTTTGTTATGTGCTATGTGTGGGTTTCTTGGCTACGATGTGTTGTCGTGCTGGGCTGCGCCACTCGCTGAGCCCAGCCCTGCCTAGAGCGCGCGTGGGGTGGGACGCTGCACCGCGTGGGCCGCCTGCCTAGCCTGGACAGGGCTGGGCGGTTTCCGTCCACGCACGCACGCGGGAACCAGCAGAGAGCTCACCCTACGCGGTGCTCTCCCGTAGGGAAGCCAGAACCGCATCTTGTGACAAAAAGTTAGAAGCTTCAGAACGCTGCACTATTAGGTCGAGGCGTTCATACCAACGAAAACATCAACGAAATGAGTGCCCAAAAAGTATGTGGATACGTGTGGAATTGCTCGGTCGCGAGCTGAGACTTCCTGTGATCAGGCTCTATGCTTGCTGGTTATCGCGGGCGACATGACTGGACGTTAAAACGGAACATGTCGGGCGTGCGATACAGAGATCAGAAGCATTTGAACCCGCATGGCAGAATCAGTCAGCGCAGAGTATCTTGTGGCTCCGGCCGGGCAGGTTTACGAAGATAGCTGAACAGAGTACTAACATGTATACAGGCTCCAAAGTGGTATCCTTCTGAAGACGTTTCTGCTCCAAAGCAGACTAGAAAGACCAACAGACCACAAAAGCTACGTGCTTCTTTGGTCCCAGGTACTGTCTTGATCTTGTTGGCCGGCCGTTTCAGAGGTAAGAGAGTGGTCTACTTGAAGCAGTTGGAGGACAACACCTTGTTGGTCTCTGGCCCATTCAAGGCTAACGGTGTTCCATTGAGAAGAGTCAACGCCAGATACGTCATTGCCACCTCCACTCGTGTCTCCTTGGAGGGCGTTGATGTTGAGAAGTTCAACGTCGAATACTTCGCCAGAGAGAAGTTGACCAGAAAGCAGAAGGCTGAGGCCAACTTCTTCAACGAGCAACAGCCAAAGAAGGAGATTAAGGCTGAGCGTATTGAGGACCAGAAGACCGTTGACAAGGCTTTGTTGGCTCAGATCAACAAGACCCCACTGTTGAAGCAATACTTGGCTGCTTCTTTCTCTTTGAAGAACGGTGAGAAGCCACACTTGTTGAAATTCTAAATTGAAACAACCAATATTGAGCGCTCTTGTTCCCACATAACGTTTTTTATTTAGGGTTTTACCTTAAGTGTATACAATTAATATCACACATCAAGTTCCACGTGTATCTCGGGGCCACCGTAGCGCCGCACTTGTTCTTGGTGTGAGACAAATGACATGCTCCCTCTGCAACCTGAGCGGTTCCAAGTCCACCTTTAGGCATATAGCCATGAACCATTGCAGGCTCATCAAACTACTTCTAATTTCTTTTGGCAAGCCGTTTCTTTTCCAcctgaaaattttcagcAGGCGCCCTGTGTATATAAGAGATGAGCTCGATGGTTGCTGCTAGACTACTGCTCCGGCTGCAGCATCTCAACCAGTTAGATCTATAGCCAAAGATGTCCGAACTATTGCCTATGGCCACCTACAACTTGAACATTGAGCCCTACTCGCCCACCCCAGCCATAGACGTCACTGTCCCAGTGACCGTGCGGCTGACTATGGCCGCCATCGACCCAGAGTCCCTGGACGATGAGAAGAAGCCAGCGACCTTGCGTTTGATCCGCAGAAACCCAGCGttcgacgacgaggacgatTTGCTTGCCGACtccgaggaggaggaggaggaggaatCTGAAGAGGAGTCCGAGCCCGAGACCAAGAAGCCTAAGAAGAAGGCCGCCAAGGCCGAgagcgaggaggaggacagcgaggaggaggacaGCGAGGGCGAGGACAGCGACGACGAGTTTGAGGAGTTTGTTCTTGCCACCCTATCTCCAGAATCGCAGTACCAGCAGACCCTAGACCTGGTCATCTCCCCAGAGGAGGAGGTGCAGTTCGTGGTCACGGGCTCGTACCGCGTGTCGCTGTCCGGTAACTACGTGCAGCACCCCtacgacgacgaggactCCTACGACGAGGACCACGAGGGCTGCGGCGAGAACTGCGCCTGCGACGACGACCACGAGGGCTGCGGCGACGACTGCGCCTGCGACGACGACAGCGACTACGACTTGACCccggacgaggaggacatCTTGGACATGGAGGACGCCAGCGACGTCGAGGCCAAGATCGAGGAGCTCGTCGAGCAGGAAGAGGCCAACGAGAAGAGAAAGGccgacgaggacgagcctaaggccgccaagaagcagaagaaggACCAGAAGGACACCAAGAAGGACGCTAAGAAGGACGCCAAGAAGGACCAGAAGGACCAGAAGGACGCCAAGAAGGACgccaagaaggagaagaaggtcgagttcaagaaggacctggaggagggcccctccaagaagaaggacgACAAGCCCAAGACCAAGATCCTCGAGGGCGGCGTCGTCATCGAGGACCGTGTCGTCGGCTCCGGCAAGGCCGCCAAGAAGGGCGCCCGCGTCGGCATGCGCTACATCGGCAAGCTCAAGAACGGCAAGGTCTTCGACAAGAACACCAGTGGCAAGCCCTTCGTCTTCAAGCTCGGCCACGGCGAGGTCATCAAGGGCTGGGACATCGGTGTCGCCGGCATGGCCGTCGGCGGCGAGCGCCGCATCGTCATCCCCGCCGCCTACGCCTACGGCAAGCAGGCCCTTCCAGGCATCCCTGCCAACTCCGAGTTGACCTTCGACGTCAAGCTCGTCTCTCTTAAATAAGTAGCCCGCCTACATACCGCTGTATACTAACCAATCTGCTGTAGCCGCCGACGCCCGTGGCAAAAAGCACGCccccgcgccgcgccctgcGCCCGCACGCCATGCGCCCGCCtggccgcgcagcagcccgcAGCCGCGTCCGCTTTCCGCCACCACGTGAcctgccgcagccgccgatAGCCGCCGCCGACCACCGCACACCCCGCTCTCAGCTGCCGCTCGCACACCCCGCTCTCAGCTGCCGCTCGCACACCCCGACCGCACCACACCCCGCCACGGTCGCCTGCAGTCGCCTCCGCGGGCCCTGCTGTCGCCCCCGCAGGCCTAccgcgcgcggcccgcGGTGCGGCCGCAGCGGCCGCGATTCGCTCGGTCACTTTTAACGGGGCCACTATACGAGCGTCGCACAACGATCAAACGTCGGAACTCGCCATCGTTCACGAGTTGGTATTTGTTCAACAACTAAACAAAATACAAAAAATTTTTGAGGTGGAACCTAACTGTTGAAGCAGCTTGGCACGGAATTACAGGTTGACCGACTCTAAGGATATTGCGTGTATCAAGAGGATCTCAGTTGGCAGTGCGTTTGAGCGAGGATAGTGAGAGGCGACAATTTTGCGAAGCGTGAGAGCGGAATAGACGACCAGAGCCACTATGCCGCTTCTCTTCAAGCAGATCAAGCATGTGGTGACGCCGTTCGCGCTAAGCGCCTACTTCTGTGCGAAGCACCCGATCCACGTGCTCATGGCGACGCTGATTTTTGCGTCCACGGCGTACTTGACAGTGGTGGATGAGTACTTCAAGGGCTGGCAGCTGGACGCGAAGAGCATCTTCGCGCAGCCGGCGCTGGCAGACGAGTGCGTGCACTACTATCGGGCGCCAGCGAGCGACAACTGGACGCAGGTGACGGCCGGACAGCTGCAGGGCATGAGCGCGGACCACTACTACCTCATGGAGGTGGAGTTCGACGCGACCAACGCGACGCAGCCGTTGCCGGCGATGGACAACATCGTGCACAGGGAGGGCCACTCGCAATACGTCTTGCAGGACTCGCTGGCGCTTCCGCCGGTCTTGCGGACCGGCGACGCGGTGTGGAagctgcgcgcgcaccGCCACAAGATCTACGATATCAGACACTATCTGCAGTCAGCGTATAACGACCTCCGCGGGAGGATATTCGACGCAGAGCCCTTCGATGTCTTCATTATCGGCTCTGCCTACCTGGGCATGCTCTACACGATCGTGGGCTTGTTCCTGGACATGCGCAAGGTCGGGTCCAAGTTCTGGATCGGCTTGTCTGCGCTCTTCAACTCGGTCTTCGCGTTTGTGTTCGCCTTGTATACGTGCCAGTACGTGCTCGAAAAACCCGTTTCCCTCTTGAGTTTGGTCGAAGGCATTCCGTTCGTCGTGGCCGTGGTGGGCTTCCGCCACAAGATCAAACTCGCCGCCTTCGTGGTGACCCACTTCAAAAACTTCGGCATCTCCAAGCGCGAGACCGCCGGCGACATCGTGTACGAGGCCCTCCGCCAGGAGGGCCAGCGCCTGGTGCAGGACCACTTTTTGTGCATCCTTGCTTTTTCCGGCTGCTCCCTCTACGCGTCGTCGCTCGAGGTCTTGACCAACTTCTGCGTCTTGGCCGCGCTCCTGTTGCTCTACGACCTCCTGTTGACCTGCACCTTCTACGCCTCCGTCTTGGCCTTGAAGCTCGAGATCAACCTGATCCACCGCTCCACCGCCATCAAGCAGGCGTTGGAGGAGGACGGCGTGTTCACGTCCACCGCCGGCATTGTGTCGGATGCGGAGACAAAGTCCATGCTGTCGCTGCTGACGTCCAACACCAGCATCACCCTCCTGAAACTCGTTATCGTCCTGGGCTTTATCGGCGTCAACTTCTATAATTTCGGCACGCGCTGGACCTACAACGCGCTCCCGCCCATTGCCCCGGCCCTGCGCGCAGGCCCAGTCCCGACGTTTATCGCCTCGCAAATAGGCCCGTCCGCTATTATCTCCATGCCCCCGGTCCAGTACTACGAGCCCATGAAGGTGTATTTTCAGGTCGAGGATACCATCCTATCCTCGTTGCGGTTTATTAGCGTTGCCATAAGGGATAGGTTTATCAGTAAACTCGTATTGTTCGCATTGGCAATCAGTGCTTCTATTAATGTTTACCTATTGAACATCGCAAGGATCCATACCGAATTCACGACCAACGAATTGAACAACAAAAAGAAAGCCCGGAAAACGGCCTCCTTTTCGGTAGGGTCGACTCCGATTGTCGTCCCCGCCCGTGAAACTATCCCGAAATCTACCGTCTCTTCTTCGGAGACAAAGGTCGTAGGTTCTGTCGCGTCGTCTATAGTGCCGTCCGATGACGAAACTGAAACGGAAGACGAGGCAGAGCCTGTGCGCCCGCTAGCGACCTTGATTGACGTTTTGCGGAAGGGTGCAGTGAAAACGTTGAAGAACAAAGAGGTGGTATCTTTGGTTGTCAACAGTGAGCTCCCATTGTACGCCCTAGAAAAACAGCTAGGCGATACTACCCGCGCCGTCATTGTCCGCAGAAAGGCATTAGCAAAATTGGCGGATGCGCCTGTTTTGGAAACGGAGCGCTTGCCATACAAACACTACGACTACGACCGCGTCTTCGGCGCGTGCTGTGAAAATGTCATCGGGTACATGCCTTTGCCTGTGGGCGTGATCGGGCCATTAGTCATAGACGGCGTGGCGTACCACATCCCCATGGCAACGACCGAGGGCTGTCTCGTCGCGTCGGCCATGCGCGGGTGCAAGGCCATCaacgcgggcggcggcgtgaCGACGGTGTTGACCAAAGACGGCATGACGCGGGGCCCGTGCGTGCGGTTCCCGTCGCTGGCCCGGGCGGGCGCGTGCAAGCTCTGGCTCGACTCGGAGGAGGGCCAGGCGCGCGTCAAGCGCGCGTTCAACTCGACGTCGCGCTTCGCGCGCTTGCAGCACGTGCAGACCGCGCTCGCGGGCGACCTGCTCTTCATCCGCTTCCGCACCACGACCGGCGACGCGATGGGCATGAACATGATCTCCAAGGGCGTCGAGTTCGCGTTGCACCAGATGGGCGCGGAGTTCGGCTGGCACGACATGGAGATCGTCGCGGTCTCCGGCAACTACTGCACGGACAAGAAGCCGGCCGCCATCAACTGGATCGAGGGCCGCGGCAAGAGCGTCGTCGCCGAGGCCACCGTGCCCGCGGACGTCGTGCGCAAGGTGCTCAAGAGCGACGTCGCCGCCTTGGTCGACGTCAACATCTCCAAGAACCTCGTCGGCTCCGCCATGGCCGGCGCCGTGGGCGGCTTCAACGCCCACGCGTCCAACCTCGTCACCGCGCTCTACCTCGCGCTCGGCCAGGACCCCGCGCAGAACGTCGAGAGCTCCAACTGCATCACGCTCATGCGCGACGTGGGCGGCGACCTCCGCGTCTCCGTCTCCATGCCCTCCATCGAGGTCGGCACCATCGGCGGCGGCACCATCTTGGGCCCCCAGAGCGCCATGTTGGACCTCCTCGGCGTGCGCGGCCCGCACCCCTCCGCCC encodes the following:
- a CDS encoding AER152Wp (Syntenic homolog of Saccharomyces cerevisiae YML075C (HMG1) and YLR450W (HMG2)), with the translated sequence MPLLFKQIKHVVTPFALSAYFCAKHPIHVLMATLIFASTAYLTVVDEYFKGWQLDAKSIFAQPALADECVHYYRAPASDNWTQVTAGQLQGMSADHYYLMEVEFDATNATQPLPAMDNIVHREGHSQYVLQDSLALPPVLRTGDAVWKLRAHRHKIYDIRHYLQSAYNDLRGRIFDAEPFDVFIIGSAYLGMLYTIVGLFLDMRKVGSKFWIGLSALFNSVFAFVFALYTCQYVLEKPVSLLSLVEGIPFVVAVVGFRHKIKLAAFVVTHFKNFGISKRETAGDIVYEALRQEGQRLVQDHFLCILAFSGCSLYASSLEVLTNFCVLAALLLLYDLLLTCTFYASVLALKLEINLIHRSTAIKQALEEDGVFTSTAGIVSDAETKSMLSLLTSNTSITLLKLVIVLGFIGVNFYNFGTRWTYNALPPIAPALRAGPVPTFIASQIGPSAIISMPPVQYYEPMKVYFQVEDTILSSLRFISVAIRDRFISKLVLFALAISASINVYLLNIARIHTEFTTNELNNKKKARKTASFSVGSTPIVVPARETIPKSTVSSSETKVVGSVASSIVPSDDETETEDEAEPVRPLATLIDVLRKGAVKTLKNKEVVSLVVNSELPLYALEKQLGDTTRAVIVRRKALAKLADAPVLETERLPYKHYDYDRVFGACCENVIGYMPLPVGVIGPLVIDGVAYHIPMATTEGCLVASAMRGCKAINAGGGVTTVLTKDGMTRGPCVRFPSLARAGACKLWLDSEEGQARVKRAFNSTSRFARLQHVQTALAGDLLFIRFRTTTGDAMGMNMISKGVEFALHQMGAEFGWHDMEIVAVSGNYCTDKKPAAINWIEGRGKSVVAEATVPADVVRKVLKSDVAALVDVNISKNLVGSAMAGAVGGFNAHASNLVTALYLALGQDPAQNVESSNCITLMRDVGGDLRVSVSMPSIEVGTIGGGTILGPQSAMLDLLGVRGPHPSAPGTNARQLAKIVASAVLAGELSLCSALAAGHLVQSHMIHNRAKTPADPEVPCRRPACI
- a CDS encoding 60S ribosomal protein eL6 (Syntenic homolog of Saccharomyces cerevisiae YLR448W (RPL6B) and YML073C (RPL6A); 1-intron); translation: MSAQKAPKWYPSEDVSAPKQTRKTNRPQKLRASLVPGTVLILLAGRFRGKRVVYLKQLEDNTLLVSGPFKANGVPLRRVNARYVIATSTRVSLEGVDVEKFNVEYFAREKLTRKQKAEANFFNEQQPKKEIKAERIEDQKTVDKALLAQINKTPLLKQYLAASFSLKNGEKPHLLKF
- a CDS encoding AER150Wp (Syntenic homolog of Saccharomyces cerevisiae YML074C (FPR3) and YLR449W (FPR4)): MSELLPMATYNLNIEPYSPTPAIDVTVPVTVRLTMAAIDPESLDDEKKPATLRLIRRNPAFDDEDDLLADSEEEEEEESEEESEPETKKPKKKAAKAESEEEDSEEEDSEGEDSDDEFEEFVLATLSPESQYQQTLDLVISPEEEVQFVVTGSYRVSLSGNYVQHPYDDEDSYDEDHEGCGENCACDDDHEGCGDDCACDDDSDYDLTPDEEDILDMEDASDVEAKIEELVEQEEANEKRKADEDEPKAAKKQKKDQKDTKKDAKKDAKKDQKDQKDAKKDAKKEKKVEFKKDLEEGPSKKKDDKPKTKILEGGVVIEDRVVGSGKAAKKGARVGMRYIGKLKNGKVFDKNTSGKPFVFKLGHGEVIKGWDIGVAGMAVGGERRIVIPAAYAYGKQALPGIPANSELTFDVKLVSLK